From Aristaeella lactis, the proteins below share one genomic window:
- a CDS encoding extracellular solute-binding protein — protein MKRFLAIILALALMLSCAAALAEGYPLVDSPAEFNLIIRIRPLHGNPDEMVFFKNLEELTGVHINWEQIQQAEYDEKKNLLLAANKDLPDGFFGKFSLSSSDLVVYGSQGILIPLNDLIEEYAPNLKALLERRPDIKSMITAPDGNIYSTPYVQEGEDGTIASNIMINKTWLERLGLEKPTTLEELETVLTAFKEQDANGNGDPNDEIPMTFKFLGSQRDIGGFFGAFGYADTLAAGNTHIVVGEDGKLVFVPATEGYKEGCKYLYEHFFAKGLIDQEGFTMDKKTYNSQNQGEIANIGVFMCWNSFDLGTVHEDEYEPMSPLLGPNGTTSWGTSPDSTMAATGFSITNVCKDPALLMRWVDTFYDPIQSMQCDLGPIGINIKDNGDGTYDYIDTPEGMSYDEFRYKEAFASDGPIALTSDFFGSKIPRSAGHQAKFDRNENYYRKYATSVYLPSMILSEEDTDDLNLIKTDIINYAEEMRAKWLSSGGVEEEWDDYIARLNSMGLEQYMEIYQRNYTATHSN, from the coding sequence ATGAAACGGTTCCTGGCAATCATCCTGGCCCTGGCCCTGATGCTGTCCTGCGCGGCAGCGCTGGCTGAAGGCTACCCCCTGGTGGATTCCCCTGCGGAATTCAACCTGATCATCCGTATCCGGCCGCTGCACGGCAATCCGGATGAAATGGTGTTCTTCAAGAACCTGGAGGAACTGACCGGCGTACATATCAACTGGGAACAGATCCAGCAGGCGGAATACGATGAGAAGAAAAACCTGCTGCTGGCTGCCAACAAGGACCTGCCGGATGGATTCTTCGGCAAGTTCTCCCTGAGCTCTTCCGACCTGGTTGTTTATGGCTCCCAGGGCATCCTGATCCCGCTGAATGACCTGATCGAGGAGTATGCTCCCAACCTGAAGGCGCTGCTGGAGCGCCGCCCGGACATCAAGTCCATGATCACCGCTCCCGACGGCAACATCTACTCCACCCCCTATGTGCAGGAAGGTGAAGATGGCACCATCGCTTCCAACATCATGATCAACAAGACCTGGCTGGAGCGCCTGGGCCTGGAAAAACCCACCACCCTCGAGGAACTCGAAACTGTACTGACCGCTTTCAAAGAGCAGGATGCCAACGGCAACGGAGATCCTAATGATGAGATCCCCATGACCTTCAAGTTCCTGGGATCCCAGCGCGACATCGGCGGCTTCTTCGGCGCGTTCGGCTATGCCGACACCCTGGCCGCGGGCAACACTCATATCGTTGTGGGTGAAGACGGCAAACTGGTTTTCGTTCCGGCTACCGAAGGCTACAAGGAAGGCTGCAAATACCTGTATGAGCACTTCTTTGCCAAGGGCCTGATCGATCAGGAAGGCTTTACCATGGACAAGAAGACCTACAACTCCCAGAACCAGGGTGAGATCGCCAACATCGGCGTGTTCATGTGCTGGAACAGCTTCGATCTGGGCACCGTCCATGAGGATGAGTATGAACCCATGAGCCCCCTCCTCGGACCGAACGGCACCACATCCTGGGGCACCTCTCCCGACTCCACCATGGCGGCCACCGGTTTCTCCATCACCAACGTCTGTAAGGATCCTGCCCTGCTGATGCGGTGGGTGGACACCTTCTATGATCCGATCCAGTCCATGCAGTGCGACCTGGGCCCCATCGGTATCAACATCAAGGACAACGGCGACGGCACCTATGACTATATCGATACCCCCGAAGGCATGAGCTATGACGAGTTCCGCTATAAGGAAGCCTTCGCGTCCGACGGCCCGATCGCGCTGACCAGCGACTTCTTCGGCAGCAAGATCCCGCGTTCCGCCGGTCACCAGGCGAAGTTCGACCGCAACGAGAACTACTACCGCAAGTATGCCACCAGCGTTTACCTGCCCAGCATGATCCTCAGCGAAGAGGATACTGATGACCTGAACCTGATCAAGACCGACATCATCAACTACGCCGAGGAAATGCGCGCCAAGTGGCTGTCCAGCGGCGGTGTTGAAGAGGAATGGGACGATTATATCGCCCGCCTGAACAGCATGGGCCTTGAGCAGTACATGGAAATCTATCAGCGGAACTACACCGCGACCCACTCCAACTGA
- a CDS encoding carbohydrate ABC transporter permease, translated as MLHTELAVKNERRAKISETRADRVFDIMNYVILTICLLVVAYPLYFIVIASISDPVDVNAGKVFLYPVKVTLDGYRRILDYESFFTGYRNTIMYTVVGTIVNMVLTVPAAYALSRKDLVGRNFFMMLITFTMIFSGGLIPTYLLVRDLNMLDTIWALIIPVAVSSWNLIVARTFFQQTIPDDLLEAAQLDGATNVQFFARIVMPLSMPIIAVLILFYAVNHWNSYSNALYYLRTTGKYPLQLVLRSILFENSMNDMVDDAANLAAQMRLGDLIKYGVIIASSLPLLILYPFLQRYFIQGVMIGAVKG; from the coding sequence ATGCTGCATACAGAACTGGCGGTAAAAAACGAACGCCGGGCAAAAATCAGCGAAACCAGGGCGGACCGGGTGTTCGACATCATGAACTATGTGATCCTGACGATCTGCCTGCTGGTGGTGGCCTATCCACTGTACTTCATCGTGATCGCTTCCATTTCGGATCCGGTGGATGTCAATGCCGGTAAGGTGTTTCTGTATCCGGTTAAAGTGACCCTGGACGGATACAGGCGTATCCTGGACTATGAATCTTTCTTTACCGGTTACCGGAATACGATCATGTATACCGTGGTGGGTACGATAGTGAATATGGTCCTGACGGTTCCGGCGGCTTATGCCCTGTCCCGGAAGGACCTGGTTGGCCGGAATTTCTTCATGATGCTGATCACCTTTACCATGATCTTCTCCGGCGGCCTGATCCCCACATACCTGCTGGTGCGTGACCTGAACATGCTGGATACGATATGGGCGCTGATCATTCCTGTGGCGGTGAGTTCCTGGAACCTGATCGTTGCCCGGACTTTCTTCCAGCAGACCATTCCGGATGACCTGCTGGAGGCAGCCCAGCTGGACGGAGCAACCAATGTACAGTTTTTTGCCCGGATCGTGATGCCGCTGTCCATGCCTATTATCGCTGTACTGATCCTTTTTTACGCGGTGAACCACTGGAACAGCTATTCCAACGCACTGTACTACCTGCGGACAACCGGTAAGTATCCGCTGCAGCTGGTGCTGCGGAGCATCCTGTTTGAGAATTCCATGAATGATATGGTGGACGACGCGGCGAACCTGGCGGCCCAGATGCGGCTGGGTGACCTTATCAAATACGGCGTGATCATCGCCAGTTCCCTCCCGCTGCTGATCCTGTATCCCTTCCTGCAGAGGTATTTCATTCAGGGGGTAATGATAGGCGCAGTGAAAGGTTAA
- a CDS encoding ABC transporter permease, with amino-acid sequence MTTLAKDPGRDLRLTRGQRRIKKILCNWQLYLFLLPALAYFIVMRYIPMFGLQIAFRRYKASEGIWGSAWVGMKYFDQFFRGPNFVRLLTNTLMISVGSLLLSFPVPIILALLLNQMPSKKYKKLVQTTIYAPHFISTVVLVGMIFLFFSPRNGIVNHLIAALGGERIHFTGEPSWFRPLYIGSEIWQNAGWGSIIYLAALSGINPELHEAAIMDGANKYQRVWHIDLPGILPTVVIMFILSAGKVMTVGFDKAYLMQTSLNKSTAEIISVHVYQRGLLENQPSYSTAVGMFESVVNLVLITTVNFISKKVSDSSLF; translated from the coding sequence ATGACAACGCTGGCGAAAGACCCGGGCAGGGATCTGCGGCTGACCAGGGGACAGAGAAGGATAAAAAAGATTCTTTGCAACTGGCAGCTTTATCTTTTCCTGCTGCCTGCCCTGGCATATTTTATCGTCATGCGTTACATCCCGATGTTTGGACTGCAGATTGCCTTCAGAAGATATAAGGCCAGCGAAGGGATCTGGGGCAGTGCCTGGGTCGGAATGAAATATTTTGACCAGTTTTTCCGCGGCCCCAATTTTGTCCGGCTGCTGACGAATACCCTGATGATCAGTGTGGGAAGTCTGCTGCTCTCTTTCCCGGTACCAATCATTCTGGCATTGCTGCTGAACCAGATGCCGTCAAAGAAATATAAGAAGCTGGTGCAGACAACCATCTATGCGCCGCACTTCATTTCCACGGTAGTGCTGGTGGGCATGATTTTCCTGTTCTTTTCCCCGCGGAACGGTATTGTCAATCACCTGATCGCGGCTTTGGGCGGGGAACGCATTCACTTTACAGGCGAACCTTCCTGGTTCCGGCCCCTGTATATCGGTTCGGAAATCTGGCAGAATGCCGGCTGGGGCAGCATCATCTACCTGGCGGCGCTGTCCGGGATTAATCCGGAACTGCATGAGGCGGCCATCATGGACGGAGCCAACAAGTACCAGCGGGTCTGGCATATTGACCTGCCCGGCATTCTCCCCACAGTGGTGATCATGTTCATTCTCAGCGCCGGTAAAGTGATGACAGTCGGTTTTGACAAGGCTTACCTGATGCAGACATCCCTGAATAAATCCACAGCGGAAATCATTTCGGTTCATGTTTACCAGAGAGGCTTGCTGGAAAACCAGCCCAGCTATTCCACGGCTGTAGGTATGTTTGAATCCGTTGTGAATCTTGTGCTGATCACTACCGTGAACTTTATTTCCAAGAAAGTATCCGATTCTTCGCTCTTCTGA
- a CDS encoding helix-turn-helix domain-containing protein — protein MKSKSKTFYRYILSYALVLFLPVAVLFTLFNSFLFDRYSHEIAESSSRLLGQMQENLDTQLEQLVNISYMIQNNSVVNLRTNEGDVVAARKAVETLGVLHSVSSLPDHLVTYRSGTDYCFTSSSRISPEKLFTSQLVYASHTLEDFYAAVDRPENIFTWPADTVRQYGGQETEYITLFISASGGVRTPKLRTAYLIPSSRIRSSVSSITEEYGGSIQITDPEGTLLLGIGPVTREEYLQAGTPAAGDTVSLSGEKYLLSSAHSSVAGWDYTVLIPSRVIEAPMQHMRQLMILLLIAVSVIGATAVYFLSNLHYKPLKRLTEKALSSHDPQPGASRGGPADEMRQVEAVLDALAQESRSSRMALEESRSVLLQNGLHRLLSGEYTPALKEELSRNGLSLSDTGMYRMAVLDCDKTRLSVLREEADVFMASLSFGNQDAVLCSSLPGEGCFAILFPGAGEDDGIEDSLYSLKDRLEDVCGVPVSVGLSLPCSAQDIGEAYSQAVRALQFRLVRGSGCLVVYSADPGTVSSLQDYPREQLEQLQWYLLQRDTENVSRLLHRLLGSLQKDSVSFNFVRMVCFDVVNMTVRTLYTGREGTPAPAVRPEMLEQLLSFDTVPELVGQLETFVDETCASMETLQPDSGYDRLQEMKAYIEENCFDEIFSLQAMADRFSLTPSNLSHYFKSCAGQGVLEYVQSRRKKEACRLLSQTDEPVQVVGEKVGMPNVSSFIRFFKQQTGITPGQYRKQNRNTAE, from the coding sequence ATGAAAAGCAAGAGCAAAACCTTTTATCGCTATATCCTGTCCTACGCGCTGGTGCTCTTTTTGCCGGTTGCCGTGCTTTTTACGCTGTTCAATTCCTTTCTTTTTGACCGTTACAGCCATGAAATTGCCGAAAGCAGTTCCCGCCTGCTGGGCCAGATGCAGGAAAACCTGGATACCCAGCTGGAACAGCTAGTCAACATCTCCTATATGATCCAGAACAACTCCGTGGTCAACCTCCGTACCAACGAAGGCGACGTGGTCGCGGCCCGCAAAGCGGTGGAGACCTTAGGCGTCCTTCATTCCGTTTCCTCCCTGCCGGATCACCTGGTCACCTACCGTTCCGGTACGGATTACTGCTTTACCTCGTCCTCCCGCATCAGTCCTGAAAAGCTCTTCACCAGCCAGCTGGTTTACGCCAGCCATACCCTGGAGGATTTCTACGCCGCTGTGGACCGGCCGGAGAACATCTTTACCTGGCCCGCGGATACAGTACGACAGTACGGCGGACAGGAAACGGAATATATCACGCTGTTTATCTCCGCCTCCGGCGGCGTCAGGACACCGAAGCTCCGCACCGCCTACCTGATCCCCTCCTCCCGCATCCGCAGCAGCGTCAGCAGCATTACGGAAGAATACGGTGGAAGCATCCAGATCACCGATCCGGAGGGCACCCTGCTGCTGGGCATCGGCCCGGTCACCCGGGAGGAATACCTGCAGGCGGGAACGCCTGCCGCCGGTGACACTGTTTCCCTCAGCGGGGAGAAGTACCTGCTTTCCTCCGCCCATTCCTCTGTGGCCGGCTGGGACTATACCGTACTGATCCCCTCCCGGGTCATCGAAGCGCCAATGCAGCACATGCGCCAGCTGATGATCCTTTTGCTGATCGCCGTGTCCGTCATTGGTGCCACGGCAGTCTATTTCCTTTCCAACCTGCACTACAAACCCCTCAAACGCCTGACCGAAAAAGCCCTGAGCAGCCACGACCCGCAGCCCGGCGCGTCCCGCGGCGGTCCGGCGGATGAAATGCGCCAGGTGGAAGCCGTATTGGATGCCCTGGCCCAGGAAAGCCGGTCCAGCCGCATGGCACTGGAGGAAAGCCGGTCCGTACTGCTGCAGAACGGCCTGCACCGGCTGCTGTCCGGCGAATATACTCCCGCCCTGAAAGAAGAGCTTTCCCGGAACGGCCTGTCCCTTTCCGATACAGGAATGTACCGGATGGCTGTGCTGGATTGTGACAAAACCCGACTTTCCGTCCTGCGGGAGGAAGCGGACGTCTTTATGGCTTCCCTTTCCTTCGGCAACCAGGACGCGGTGCTCTGCTCCTCCCTTCCCGGAGAAGGCTGCTTCGCCATCCTGTTCCCCGGTGCCGGGGAAGATGACGGCATTGAAGACAGCCTTTACAGCCTGAAGGACCGGCTGGAGGACGTCTGCGGCGTTCCGGTCTCAGTCGGACTCAGCCTGCCCTGTTCCGCACAGGATATCGGCGAAGCTTATTCCCAGGCAGTCCGCGCGCTGCAGTTCCGCCTGGTGCGGGGCAGCGGATGTCTGGTGGTCTATTCCGCGGATCCGGGGACCGTTTCCTCCCTGCAGGACTATCCCCGGGAACAGCTGGAGCAGCTGCAGTGGTACCTGCTGCAGCGGGATACGGAAAATGTTTCCCGGCTTCTCCACCGCCTGCTGGGCAGCCTGCAGAAAGATTCTGTTTCATTCAACTTTGTCCGCATGGTTTGCTTTGACGTGGTCAACATGACTGTCCGCACCCTTTATACCGGACGGGAAGGAACTCCCGCCCCGGCTGTACGGCCCGAGATGCTGGAACAGCTGCTCTCCTTTGACACAGTACCGGAACTGGTGGGTCAGCTGGAAACCTTTGTGGATGAAACCTGCGCCTCCATGGAAACCCTCCAACCGGACAGCGGCTATGACCGCCTGCAGGAAATGAAAGCCTATATTGAGGAGAACTGCTTTGATGAGATCTTCTCCCTGCAGGCCATGGCGGACCGTTTCAGCCTGACGCCTTCCAACCTGTCCCACTACTTCAAGAGCTGCGCCGGTCAGGGCGTTCTGGAATACGTCCAGTCCCGGCGCAAAAAAGAAGCCTGCCGGCTCCTGTCACAGACTGACGAACCCGTGCAAGTTGTCGGGGAAAAGGTGGGCATGCCCAACGTGTCCTCCTTCATTCGCTTCTTCAAGCAGCAGACAGGGATCACTCCCGGCCAGTACCGCAAGCAGAACCGGAACACTGCGGAGTAA
- a CDS encoding aspartate dehydrogenase: MAFSLFHKKKAGQPVHMEYHGTPVIRCSICTGEQVAGFRNPDGHVEEVMLLRTPEDLEQFRKRYGITGEIEKIY, encoded by the coding sequence GTGGCCTTTTCCCTGTTTCATAAAAAGAAGGCCGGGCAGCCTGTCCATATGGAGTATCACGGAACCCCTGTAATCCGCTGCAGTATCTGCACGGGGGAGCAGGTGGCCGGTTTCCGCAATCCGGACGGGCATGTTGAAGAGGTGATGCTGCTGCGTACCCCGGAAGACCTGGAACAGTTCCGGAAACGGTACGGCATTACCGGCGAAATAGAGAAGATATATTGA
- a CDS encoding PPC domain-containing DNA-binding protein, which yields MEYSRIGDTCVVRMDKGENIMETLKALCAKEDIRLAQVDALGAVDHAEIGVFDPEQRAYCREELNEFLEITSLAGSVTRMDGQVYLHLHTTLAGQDHTVHGGHVIEMRVGLTCEMFVRVLPGELTRQPDAELGINTIRF from the coding sequence ATGGAATACAGCAGGATCGGAGACACCTGTGTGGTGCGGATGGATAAGGGCGAAAACATCATGGAAACGCTGAAGGCGCTTTGCGCAAAGGAGGATATCCGCCTGGCCCAGGTGGACGCGCTGGGGGCAGTGGATCACGCGGAGATCGGCGTGTTTGATCCGGAACAGCGGGCATACTGCCGGGAGGAACTGAACGAGTTCCTGGAGATCACCAGCCTGGCCGGAAGTGTTACGCGAATGGACGGGCAGGTATACCTGCACCTGCATACGACCCTGGCCGGGCAGGACCATACGGTCCACGGCGGCCATGTGATCGAAATGCGGGTCGGGCTGACCTGTGAGATGTTCGTTCGGGTATTACCGGGTGAACTGACCCGTCAGCCGGACGCGGAACTGGGGATCAACACCATCCGGTTCTGA
- a CDS encoding MFS transporter, producing the protein MQKKNIVLLCLIEFLQGMVFYAAVATLYRQEAGLGIFEIMVIESANMALSMLLEVPWGWLADRIGYRKTMIVCNVLFLVTKFIFWQTGSFGGFLAERLLLAVVISGLSGVSSSMLWLSAPPEKAQRNAGWCSAAGEAGLLLSGMLYTVMLSGQYRAAAFWTMVVYGIAAVLTFFLAEVRPEEELHRKRSFRSLAREHFRAPGMIALVLCGAFFFEVVHQVTVYFNQLQYLRCGLSDKMIGIAFIAVSVTGLAGPLSTRVTKRFGSRRTGKGLILLAALCMGVLVFTTSGILSIALIVLVALLSALFGPLAGTLENEMVVVKDRATALSLNAIITDSLVILLDMGIGRAADASLPLALGLCCAGCLAALAAFTVSCRKAAK; encoded by the coding sequence ATGCAAAAAAAGAATATTGTCCTGCTTTGCCTGATCGAATTCCTGCAGGGCATGGTGTTTTACGCGGCCGTCGCCACACTGTACCGCCAGGAGGCGGGCCTGGGTATTTTTGAGATCATGGTCATTGAAAGCGCCAACATGGCCCTGTCCATGCTGCTGGAAGTGCCCTGGGGCTGGCTGGCGGACCGGATCGGATACCGCAAAACCATGATCGTATGCAATGTATTGTTTCTTGTTACCAAGTTCATCTTCTGGCAGACCGGAAGCTTCGGCGGCTTCCTGGCAGAGCGTCTGCTGCTGGCCGTGGTCATCAGCGGCCTGTCCGGCGTAAGCTCCAGCATGCTCTGGCTTTCCGCGCCGCCGGAAAAAGCCCAGCGCAACGCGGGCTGGTGCAGCGCCGCCGGTGAAGCGGGCCTGCTCCTGTCCGGCATGCTGTATACTGTCATGCTCAGCGGGCAGTACCGCGCCGCCGCCTTCTGGACCATGGTTGTCTATGGGATCGCGGCCGTGCTGACCTTCTTCCTGGCTGAAGTCAGGCCGGAGGAGGAACTGCACAGGAAGCGCAGCTTCCGTTCGCTGGCCCGGGAACACTTCCGGGCACCGGGCATGATCGCGCTTGTGCTGTGCGGCGCATTCTTCTTTGAGGTTGTCCACCAGGTGACCGTTTATTTCAATCAGCTGCAATACCTGCGCTGCGGCCTCAGCGACAAAATGATCGGTATCGCCTTCATCGCGGTCTCCGTCACAGGACTGGCCGGTCCCCTCTCCACCCGCGTCACAAAGCGTTTCGGTTCCCGCAGGACCGGAAAGGGACTGATCCTGCTTGCCGCCCTCTGTATGGGAGTTCTGGTCTTCACCACTTCAGGCATCCTGTCCATTGCGCTCATCGTCCTGGTCGCGCTGCTCTCCGCCCTGTTCGGTCCGCTGGCCGGCACCCTGGAAAACGAAATGGTCGTTGTGAAGGACCGGGCCACCGCCCTGAGCCTGAACGCCATCATCACCGACAGCCTTGTCATCCTGCTGGATATGGGCATCGGCCGTGCGGCGGACGCTTCCCTGCCCCTGGCGCTGGGCCTGTGCTGTGCCGGCTGCCTGGCGGCACTGGCCGCCTTTACCGTCAGCTGCCGGAAAGCGGCGAAATAA
- a CDS encoding nucleoside/nucleotide kinase family protein: protein MTEYTVQINGLKVSARYSERAVNEIFVPLLEKLTAMQRAAGRRILVLLAAPPGAGKSTLVSFLEKLSRERPGLCPVQAVGMDGFHRRQEYLLTHSTVRDGMEIRMVEIKGAPVTFDLEKLASAIRQVRSGETCGWPVYDRLLHNPVEDAITVDGDIVLLEGNYLLLDEEGWRDLSANADYTVSVSAGETLLRKRLIERKILTGVAEDAAVRFVDFSDMPNVRLCLEESRPADLRLLVGEDGDYRIISPLSGS from the coding sequence ATGACAGAATATACAGTTCAGATCAATGGATTAAAAGTATCCGCCCGCTACAGCGAGCGGGCGGTCAATGAAATCTTTGTCCCGCTCCTGGAAAAACTGACAGCAATGCAGCGGGCCGCCGGACGGCGGATCCTTGTGCTGCTCGCTGCTCCGCCCGGAGCGGGAAAGAGCACGCTGGTGAGCTTCCTGGAGAAGCTTTCCCGGGAGCGGCCCGGGCTGTGTCCGGTGCAGGCTGTCGGCATGGACGGTTTCCACCGGCGGCAGGAATACCTGCTGACCCACAGCACTGTCCGGGACGGCATGGAGATACGGATGGTGGAGATCAAGGGAGCGCCGGTCACCTTTGACCTGGAGAAGCTGGCTTCCGCAATCCGGCAGGTCAGGAGCGGGGAAACCTGCGGATGGCCGGTTTATGACAGGCTGCTCCACAACCCGGTGGAGGATGCGATAACTGTAGACGGCGATATTGTTTTACTGGAAGGGAATTACCTGCTGCTGGATGAGGAGGGCTGGCGGGATCTTTCCGCAAACGCGGATTATACGGTTTCCGTCAGCGCCGGGGAAACGCTCCTGCGGAAGCGGCTGATTGAAAGGAAAATACTGACAGGCGTCGCGGAGGACGCGGCGGTCCGTTTTGTGGATTTCAGCGATATGCCCAATGTCCGGTTGTGCCTGGAGGAATCCAGGCCTGCCGACCTGCGCCTGCTGGTCGGGGAGGATGGGGATTACCGTATTATTTCGCCGCTTTCCGGCAGCTGA
- a CDS encoding sensor domain-containing phosphodiesterase — MHRQMTEQEIISSFDQAIKEGQIYVEYQPKYNHSTGRLIGAEALMRWNHPEFGEQVPNDFIPVLEQYGLIHRADLYVFEEICRFHNSCPNYMLPISFNISRHDLFGHDYVNEVEAIRRKYEIPVQYFHAEITESSAIGGFDLISNAVKQFHEKGYLVEMDDFGSGYSSLSILKNLPVDFLKLDLRFLAGEGLGGRGGIIVNAVVLMARWLNTPTLAEGVETIEQADFLKSIGCNYVQGYLYSKPLPKEDFLMLLLAHDIEPTKPSLLLIKAMEAERFWDPDSLETLIFNSYVGAAAVFCYENGDVNVLRVNTKYVSEIGMNQTEQEILSAPAWESFPPESREIYEQMIHRAIQNGTEESCETWRTFNSKICGKTDICVRSNIRVIGKSGDQAIIYAIIQNVTEEKRSYQALEESERIFRHAGEHAGVYAWEYNIDTHEMHPCFRCMRDLGLPPVLKNYPEPVIESGLFPPEVADMYRDWHRKLEDGVGELEAVIPLTADRIPFRVRYTTEYDENGHPLKAYGSATPVENPEK, encoded by the coding sequence ATGCATCGACAGATGACGGAACAGGAAATCATCAGTTCATTCGATCAGGCCATCAAAGAGGGCCAGATCTATGTTGAATATCAGCCGAAGTATAATCATTCCACCGGCCGCCTGATCGGCGCGGAGGCGCTGATGCGCTGGAACCACCCGGAATTCGGGGAGCAGGTTCCGAATGATTTCATTCCGGTTCTGGAACAGTATGGCCTGATCCACCGGGCGGATCTCTATGTTTTTGAGGAGATCTGCCGTTTCCATAACAGCTGCCCCAACTATATGCTGCCGATTTCTTTCAATATTTCCCGCCACGACCTTTTCGGCCACGATTATGTGAACGAAGTGGAAGCGATCCGCAGGAAGTATGAGATCCCGGTACAGTATTTCCATGCCGAGATCACCGAGTCTTCCGCCATCGGCGGTTTTGATCTGATCTCCAACGCCGTGAAGCAGTTCCACGAAAAGGGTTACCTGGTGGAAATGGATGACTTCGGGAGCGGATATTCCTCTCTCAGCATCCTCAAAAATCTTCCTGTGGACTTCCTGAAGCTGGACCTGCGTTTCCTGGCCGGTGAAGGCCTGGGCGGCCGGGGCGGTATCATTGTGAACGCGGTGGTGCTGATGGCCCGCTGGCTGAACACACCGACCCTTGCCGAAGGGGTTGAGACGATCGAGCAGGCAGACTTCCTCAAGAGCATCGGCTGCAACTATGTACAGGGCTACCTGTATTCCAAGCCGCTCCCGAAGGAAGATTTCCTGATGCTTCTGCTGGCTCACGATATTGAACCGACCAAGCCCTCCCTGCTGCTGATCAAGGCCATGGAAGCGGAACGGTTCTGGGATCCGGATTCCCTGGAGACCCTGATCTTCAACAGCTACGTGGGAGCTGCCGCGGTGTTCTGCTATGAGAACGGTGATGTGAATGTCCTTCGCGTGAACACCAAGTATGTCAGCGAGATCGGCATGAACCAGACGGAACAGGAGATCCTGTCCGCACCTGCCTGGGAATCCTTCCCGCCGGAAAGCCGCGAAATCTACGAGCAGATGATCCACAGGGCGATCCAGAACGGGACAGAGGAAAGCTGTGAAACCTGGCGGACCTTCAATTCCAAAATCTGCGGAAAAACGGACATCTGTGTTCGCAGCAACATCCGCGTGATCGGCAAGTCCGGAGACCAGGCGATTATTTACGCGATTATCCAGAACGTCACCGAGGAGAAGCGGAGCTACCAGGCCCTGGAGGAAAGCGAGAGGATCTTCCGCCATGCCGGCGAGCATGCCGGCGTGTATGCCTGGGAATACAATATCGACACCCATGAAATGCATCCCTGCTTCCGCTGCATGCGGGACCTGGGGCTTCCGCCGGTCCTGAAGAACTATCCGGAACCGGTGATCGAGAGCGGCCTGTTCCCGCCGGAAGTCGCGGATATGTACCGCGACTGGCACCGGAAGCTGGAAGACGGTGTCGGCGAACTGGAAGCGGTCATCCCGCTGACGGCGGACCGCATTCCCTTCCGCGTGAGATATACCACGGAATATGATGAGAACGGCCATCCGCTGAAAGCTTACGGTTCCGCGACACCGGTGGAGAATCCGGAAAAATAA